Proteins encoded by one window of Amaranthus tricolor cultivar Red isolate AtriRed21 chromosome 4, ASM2621246v1, whole genome shotgun sequence:
- the LOC130809938 gene encoding COP9 signalosome complex subunit 1, which translates to MENDEESSSGHMMDEIYSNGVGDGDEKQRHRPIISGEQLDVEAYASCYSGRTKIMRLLFIASNSDDNPTMQLEALRMAYDEIKKGVDSQLFKEAAQKIDGRLGPNYGMDTSWIEAVERRAEQRKEKLENELNAYRTNLIKESIRMGYNDFGDFYYAHGQLADAFKSYVRTRDYCTTAKHIVTMCLSAILVSIEMGQFSHVTSYISKAEQTEALDPIIIAKLRSAAGLAYLESKKYKLAARKFLEVGPELGNNYSEVIAPQDVATYGGLCALATFDRTELKNKVIDNLNFRNFLELVPEIRELINDFYSSHYASCLDYLGNLKANLMLDIHLHDHVETLYNDIRHKALIQYTLPFVSVDLNMMANAFKTSVAGLQKELEALITNNQIQARIDSHNKILYARHADQRNATFQRVLQTGADFNRDVKSMLLRTNIIKHDFCQRQTRKM; encoded by the exons ATGGAGAACGACGAAGAAAGTAGTTCAGGTCACATGATGGACGAGATCTACTCCAACGGAGTCGGTGACGGTGATGAAAAACAGCGTCACAGACCAATCATAAGTGGCGAACAACTAGACGTAGAAGCATACGCATCTTGTTACTCTGGTAGAACTAAGATCATGCGACTATTATTCATCGCCAGTAACAGTGATGATAACCCTACGATGCAACTTGAAGCCCTAAGAATGGCAtatgatgaaataaaaaaaggGGTTGATTCTCAGTTGTTTAAAGAAGCGGCACAAAAAATTGATGGTAGATTGGGACCTAATTATGGGATGGATACTTCGTGGATTGAGGCTGTTGAAAGAAGGGCTGAGCAGAGGAAAGAGAAACTTGAGAACGAACTTAATGCTTATAGG ACAAATTTGATAAAAGAAAGCATCAGGATGGGATACAATGATTTTGGAGATTTCTATTATGCTCACGGGCAGCTTGCAGATGCCTTCAAGAGTTATGTCCGTACTCGTGATTATTGCACTACAGCAAAGCATATTGTCACTATGTGTCTAAGTGCTATTCTTGTTAGTATTGAGATGGGTCAATTTTCGCATGTTACAAGCTATATAAGCAAAGCAGAGCAAACGGAGGCCCTAGATCCTATCATCATTGCAAAACTTCGATCTGCTGCTGGATTGGCTTACTTAGAGTCTAAAAAGTATAAACTTGCTGCTCGAAAG TTCTTAGAAGTTGGTCCTGAGCTGGGTAACAATTATTCTGAAGTGATTGCTCCCCAAGATGTTGCAACCTATGGTGGACTATGTGCGCTTGCTACTTTTGATCGGACTGAGCTCAAG AATAAAGTTATAGACAACCTTAATTTCAGAAATTTCTTGGAACTTGTACCAGAAATTAGAGAGCTTATCAATGATTTCTATTCAAG CCATTATGCTTCTTGCCTTGACTATCTGGGAAATCTTAAAGCCAATCTAATGCTGGATATACATCTACATGACCATGTTGAAACTTTATACAATGATATCCGCCACAAGGCACTCATTCAATATACACTTCCTTTTGTGTCGGTTGATCTGAACATGATGGCTAATGCTTTTAAAACAAGTGTGGCTGGCTTACAGAAAGAGCTTGAGGCTTTGATTACAAACAATCAAATACAG GCTAGAATTGATTCCCACAATAAAATCTTGTATGCACGTCACGCAGACCAGAGAAATGCTACTTTCCAACGTGTGCTACAAACAGGTGCTGATTTCAATCGAGATGTAAAGTCAATGTTACTCAGAACAAATATAATCAAGCATGATTTCTGTCAGAGGCAGACAAGGAAGATGTGA